One segment of Comamonas thiooxydans DNA contains the following:
- a CDS encoding class III extradiol ring-cleavage dioxygenase yields the protein MEEREGLGSQAVSGLIEAGARMPVYFLCHGAGPWPWVPEMHDWHALMAEGLRNIPCQLARRPRAVLLISAHWEEPVFTVQSAAHPGMLYDYGGFPPQTYNLHYRAPGSSELAGRVQQLLAQAGEDVRADDQRGYDHGMFVPMAVIYPQADVPVLQLSLRSNLHAAEHLAVGRALAPLRDEGVLIIGSGSSYHNMRSFGPVGRAPSKLFDDWLAETLMLMTPAARSQRLADWDRAPGARMAHPREEHLLPLMVVVGAAEQDLARRVYFEEAFMDSATLSSYCLQAGA from the coding sequence ATGGAGGAGCGTGAAGGCCTGGGCAGTCAGGCGGTTTCCGGGCTAATAGAGGCAGGCGCTCGCATGCCCGTGTACTTTCTCTGCCATGGCGCCGGCCCCTGGCCCTGGGTGCCGGAGATGCACGACTGGCATGCGCTGATGGCTGAGGGCTTGCGCAATATTCCGTGTCAACTGGCGCGCAGGCCCAGGGCCGTGTTGCTGATCTCCGCCCATTGGGAGGAGCCGGTTTTCACCGTGCAGAGTGCCGCCCATCCTGGCATGCTGTATGACTATGGCGGCTTTCCGCCGCAGACCTATAACCTGCATTACCGTGCGCCCGGCTCGTCTGAGCTGGCAGGCAGGGTGCAGCAGTTGCTGGCGCAGGCTGGAGAGGACGTGCGGGCTGATGACCAGCGCGGCTACGACCATGGCATGTTTGTGCCCATGGCTGTGATCTATCCGCAGGCCGATGTGCCGGTGCTTCAGCTCAGCCTGCGCAGCAATCTGCACGCTGCAGAACATCTGGCCGTAGGCCGTGCGCTGGCCCCGTTGCGCGACGAGGGAGTTCTCATCATTGGCAGCGGCTCCAGCTATCACAATATGCGTAGCTTCGGCCCCGTAGGGCGGGCGCCTTCCAAGCTGTTTGACGATTGGTTGGCCGAGACGCTGATGCTGATGACACCTGCCGCGCGCAGCCAGCGGCTGGCCGATTGGGATCGGGCTCCCGGCGCGCGTATGGCCCATCCGCGGGAGGAGCATCTGCTGCCGCTGATGGTGGTGGTGGGGGCGGCCGAGCAGGACCTGGCCCGCCGCGTTTACTTTGAAGAGGCCTTCATGGACTCAGCCACGCTGTCCAGTTACTGCCTTCAGGCCGGGGCGTAG
- a CDS encoding SMI1/KNR4 family protein has product MTPDQYLAHLHAVYAAFQLRFHLLPPASEQDLAALAAALGPLDTNLAAFWCLTAGSSTDSTQPLFQRPGFVDALDLLMPPQAMAQALRMEKRAQRMWDLAGPASQDPRLSGCWWHAGWQPFASFYGDIVLMVDHHPGPEGQRGQIIAYVHDPDQICWIAPSFSAYLQASADSIDDDREEFLNGPLDEQE; this is encoded by the coding sequence ATGACACCTGACCAATATCTTGCGCATTTGCATGCTGTGTATGCTGCATTCCAGCTACGCTTTCACCTCTTGCCGCCGGCCAGCGAACAGGATCTGGCCGCTTTGGCCGCCGCGCTGGGGCCTCTGGATACCAATCTTGCCGCATTCTGGTGCCTGACTGCAGGCAGCAGCACCGACAGCACCCAGCCCCTGTTTCAGCGGCCAGGCTTTGTGGATGCACTGGACCTTCTCATGCCACCGCAGGCCATGGCCCAGGCACTCCGCATGGAAAAGCGGGCCCAGCGCATGTGGGATCTGGCCGGGCCCGCATCCCAGGATCCTCGCCTGAGCGGGTGCTGGTGGCACGCCGGCTGGCAGCCGTTTGCCAGCTTCTATGGCGACATCGTGCTAATGGTCGATCATCATCCCGGTCCTGAAGGACAGCGCGGCCAGATCATTGCCTATGTGCACGACCCCGACCAGATCTGCTGGATTGCCCCCAGCTTCTCAGCCTATCTTCAAGCGTCCGCCGACTCGATTGACGATGACAGAGAAGAATTCTTGAATGGCCCACTGGACGAGCAAGAATAA